ACTAACCTCGAACTAATCGAGCGCTACAAGCAACACACCCCAAGGAGACGATCATGGGCAACTACGATGACCTGACACCAGCCGAGCAATCCTGGGCCGTGGCCGACGAGGCACGCGGGTACATTGCCAATGTCGCAATGGATCCACTGGACGTCGATGCCCTTGAAGCGCGCGTGCGCCGCGCCAACCACCTGGTCGAGCCGGCAATCGTGTTGGAACTCATCAGCCTCTTGCGCGAGGCGCGCGCAAACTAATACCGGTGCGTGCCACTGATTAGCGCGCAGTGAGGGCTGGGAGGCCGCCAAGGGGCGACCTCCCAGCCCTCACTGTCTGCAACGGAAAACAAACCCGGCACCGCTCGCGCCTACCCGGCGCCCCACCCGTGCCGCTGGCGGGGCCCGCCGCGTCAACCGGTGGGCGGCTAATGCGGGCGGCTAACGCCCGTGGATGAGTCCCATGACCTCGGCGCGGGTCGCGGGGTTGCGCATTTGCCCACGCACCGCCGAGGTGACCGTCTTAGCCCCGGGCTTGCGGACGCCGCGCATGGACATGCAAAGGTGCTCGCATTCCAGGACGACCGCGACACCGCGGGGGTGCAGGTATTCCACCAGCGCCTCGGCTATTTGCGTGGTCAGCCGCTCCTGGACCTGGGGGCGTTTCGCGTACACGTCCACCAACCGCGCCAGCTTGCTCAACCCGGTCACGCTGCCCTGCTCCGAGGGGATGTACGCAACGTGGGCAACGCCATGAAACGGCACCAGGTGATGCTCGCAGGTCGAATACACCGAAATGTCCTTCACCAGGATCATTTCGTCGTGATCGATATCGAACACGGTCTCCAGCACGTCCGCGGGGCTCTGCCCCAATCCGGCGAAGACCTCTGCGTAGGCGCGGGCGACGCGCTGCGGGGTTTCCCGCAGCCCATCGCGGTCCGGGTCCTCACCGACGGCCAGGAGTATCTCCCGCACGGCGGCGGCGACCCGCTCGGTGTCGACTGCCATCACTTGCCGTCCGGATCCGTGGGCGGCAGGAACGGGTTGCGTCCCTCCTCGGCCGGCTGCTCGTGGGGTTCCGAATCGGAGCTGCCGCCTCCCGCCTCGCCCGGTGCAACGGTTCCGGCGCCCGCGGGCGAATCGGCGGGCCCGGCGGTCACGGTGTTCGCGGCGGGCGTTGCGCCCGCCTGCCCGGCCTCCTGGTGGCGCCGATACGCCTCGAGTACCCGCGCGGGCACCGCCACGGGTCCGCGCTCGGCCGATCGACCCTCGCCCGACGACCAGGGGGCCCGCGGCGGATTCTTCACCACTGGCGCAAAGACCGTGGCGATCTCGGCCTCGCCAAGCGTCTCGCGTTCCAGCAGCTCGGTAACGAGCGTGTCGAGCACGTCGCGGTACCGGATCAGGATGTCGCGCGCTTCGTCGTGGGCATTCTCAACGAGGCGGCGGACCTCGTCATCGATTGTCGTTGCAAGGGCATCGGAATGCGCCGAGCTTCGCCCCAT
This is a stretch of genomic DNA from Rarobacter incanus. It encodes these proteins:
- the folE gene encoding GTP cyclohydrolase I FolE, with the protein product MAVDTERVAAAVREILLAVGEDPDRDGLRETPQRVARAYAEVFAGLGQSPADVLETVFDIDHDEMILVKDISVYSTCEHHLVPFHGVAHVAYIPSEQGSVTGLSKLARLVDVYAKRPQVQERLTTQIAEALVEYLHPRGVAVVLECEHLCMSMRGVRKPGAKTVTSAVRGQMRNPATRAEVMGLIHGR